Proteins encoded by one window of Thermobaculum terrenum ATCC BAA-798:
- a CDS encoding peptidylprolyl isomerase encodes MAKQVLRSFFDRFSYRRYSTVSRVDREYLLQRLIISVVAIALLIVVLIIAVPLIKQYLWEPSRTLAVVGNERIRKADYDQYVKMQVLGITDAPESLASLYQVYKTDPESFPQRVKDAINSSMFSTSDVDAYTLDQMINNLVLNQTASKLGINISDQEVQAKIREIMSVVGASATPTSLPTTTTPSATSTPQAKSTPRITPTAATLPSDYQNFVSSLQKSAGISMDMYASMLVRPALIRQRYLETKVPKSAEQVHVRHILVSTKQQAEEVIKELRQGKKFEVIAKEKSIDDQTKLKGGDLGWAPRGIYEKSFEDAAFALTKVGQISPPVQTSYGWHVIQLLGREKDRPLTETQRQQLGQYMLQQFIQEQRQQMQKSGDLKVNIPPTPTPISSPTPTVTG; translated from the coding sequence ATGGCGAAGCAAGTGCTCAGATCGTTCTTTGATCGTTTCTCATACAGGCGCTATTCCACTGTTAGTAGGGTTGATCGTGAATATCTTCTGCAGCGTCTAATAATTTCAGTTGTGGCGATAGCGTTACTAATTGTCGTACTTATTATCGCAGTTCCTCTGATCAAGCAGTATCTTTGGGAGCCATCTCGGACATTGGCTGTTGTGGGCAATGAACGTATTAGAAAGGCTGATTACGATCAGTACGTGAAGATGCAAGTATTAGGTATAACCGATGCACCTGAAAGTTTAGCCTCTCTCTACCAAGTTTATAAGACCGATCCCGAATCTTTCCCTCAAAGAGTCAAAGATGCTATCAATTCCTCCATGTTCTCAACGAGTGATGTTGATGCCTACACTCTTGATCAAATGATAAATAATTTAGTTCTGAACCAGACTGCTAGTAAGCTAGGTATAAATATTTCTGATCAGGAAGTACAGGCTAAGATAAGAGAAATTATGTCGGTAGTAGGTGCATCCGCAACGCCTACCTCACTACCTACCACTACAACGCCTTCAGCAACCTCAACACCTCAAGCTAAAAGCACTCCTAGGATCACACCCACGGCTGCTACCTTGCCGTCGGATTACCAGAATTTTGTGTCTTCGCTCCAGAAGTCCGCAGGTATTTCAATGGACATGTACGCATCCATGTTAGTACGCCCTGCACTTATACGTCAGAGATATCTTGAGACCAAAGTTCCTAAAAGTGCTGAACAGGTACATGTACGTCATATATTAGTCAGCACTAAGCAGCAAGCTGAAGAAGTTATTAAGGAGCTTAGACAAGGTAAGAAGTTTGAGGTTATCGCTAAGGAGAAGTCGATAGATGACCAGACCAAGTTGAAGGGCGGTGACCTGGGATGGGCTCCCAGGGGTATCTACGAGAAGTCTTTTGAGGATGCCGCTTTTGCCCTCACTAAAGTTGGTCAGATAAGCCCACCTGTTCAAACTAGCTATGGTTGGCATGTAATTCAACTGCTAGGGAGGGAAAAGGATCGTCCGCTAACCGAGACACAGAGACAGCAGTTGGGGCAGTACATGTTGCAGCAATTTATACAGGAACAGAGGCAGCAGATGCAGAAGTCCGGAGATCTAAAGGTGAATATACCACCTACCCCTACTCCCATATCGTCACCAACGCCTACTGTTACCGGGTAA
- the rpsF gene encoding 30S ribosomal protein S6 — MKDYELMVIIDPTTPDEEIPNVLDTIKQNIAAHGGEAGEPDASPPWGRRRLAYPIRKHNEGFYAVLRFRLSPSESRNLDRDLKLNDRIMRFLITRTDK; from the coding sequence ATGAAAGATTACGAGTTGATGGTTATCATAGATCCAACTACACCAGATGAGGAGATACCGAACGTATTAGACACCATCAAGCAGAACATCGCTGCTCATGGCGGTGAGGCAGGTGAGCCTGACGCAAGCCCCCCATGGGGTAGGAGAAGGTTAGCCTATCCCATTAGAAAGCATAACGAGGGCTTCTACGCGGTGCTGCGTTTCAGGCTAAGTCCATCGGAGTCACGGAATCTGGATCGGGATCTAAAACTCAACGACCGAATAATGAGGTTTCTCATAACTCGCACCGATAAATAA
- a CDS encoding single-stranded DNA-binding protein — MARDLNKVMLIGRLGTDPDLRYTPNGTPVATFRLACNRRRAPSAEGEQREETDWFTVVVWNKLAELIGNNQLSVTKGSRIYVEGRLQTRSWDDQQTGQRRTVVEVVANDIILLDSRNRQTERSDEPDLDTQEGLGDSSDIEIDDINF; from the coding sequence ATGGCTAGAGATCTCAACAAGGTAATGCTAATAGGGCGTCTGGGCACGGATCCAGACCTAAGATATACCCCAAATGGGACGCCAGTTGCCACCTTCAGGCTTGCATGCAACAGAAGAAGAGCTCCCTCAGCTGAAGGAGAGCAGAGAGAAGAGACAGACTGGTTTACGGTTGTAGTCTGGAACAAGCTGGCGGAATTGATAGGTAATAATCAGCTATCTGTTACGAAGGGGTCGCGCATATATGTTGAGGGCCGTCTGCAAACCCGCTCTTGGGACGATCAGCAGACTGGTCAAAGGCGTACTGTTGTTGAGGTCGTTGCCAACGACATAATTCTTCTTGATTCCCGTAATCGACAGACTGAAAGATCCGATGAGCCCGATTTGGATACGCAGGAGGGCTTAGGAGATAGCTCAGATATAGAGATTGATGACATAAACTTCTAG
- the rpsR gene encoding 30S ribosomal protein S18, with protein MSEELETQVPETSETESTTTATATAESSQPAASEARVRPRGRYVPRRKVCAFCADHIDKVDYKDIARIGRYLSDRAKIEGRRKTGTCAKHQRSLAVALKRARYMALMPYTAQHIRP; from the coding sequence GTGAGCGAAGAGCTTGAAACTCAGGTTCCTGAGACATCTGAAACCGAATCCACTACAACTGCTACAGCAACAGCTGAGTCTTCCCAGCCTGCTGCTTCTGAGGCTAGAGTAAGGCCAAGGGGTAGGTATGTACCTAGGCGGAAGGTGTGCGCGTTCTGCGCAGATCATATAGATAAGGTCGACTATAAAGATATAGCCCGGATAGGTAGATACCTGTCTGATAGAGCTAAGATAGAGGGACGCAGAAAGACTGGTACCTGTGCTAAGCACCAGAGAAGCCTTGCCGTAGCCCTTAAAAGAGCTCGCTACATGGCGCTAATGCCTTACACAGCACAGCATATACGTCCATAA
- the ftsY gene encoding signal recognition particle-docking protein FtsY has product MVFRFLKRRQDPQEREEKIESGLEKSRRGIFSQVAALFDREEITDSTWEELEELLIAADVGVETTLMLLDVLQDRVEAERIRRPSELRKALKEELQAILDSAPNQPVEVNDGELLVMLIVGVNGVGKTTTVAKLAHKFASEGAKVVVGAADTFRAAAIDQLQIWGERAGVPVIAGAPNSDPAAVVHDALAAARSRSADVLIVDTAGRLHTKYNLMEELKKIQRVIDRNGSPAQENLLVLDATTGQNGLVQARKFAQAVHLDGVVLAKMDGTAKGGIAFAIVNEMKIPIRYLTTGEKLGDIAEFDSKDFVNALLG; this is encoded by the coding sequence GTGGTTTTTAGGTTCCTAAAGCGCAGGCAAGATCCACAAGAGAGAGAAGAGAAGATCGAATCGGGATTGGAGAAATCCCGAAGGGGTATCTTTAGTCAGGTAGCTGCTCTTTTTGATCGTGAAGAGATAACGGATTCGACTTGGGAAGAACTTGAAGAGCTTTTGATAGCAGCTGATGTTGGAGTGGAGACTACTTTGATGTTGCTTGATGTACTTCAAGATAGGGTTGAAGCAGAACGTATACGTAGGCCCTCCGAACTGAGAAAGGCTCTTAAGGAAGAGTTGCAGGCAATATTAGACTCTGCTCCCAATCAGCCAGTTGAAGTTAACGATGGCGAGCTGCTCGTCATGCTCATTGTTGGGGTCAACGGAGTAGGGAAGACCACTACTGTTGCTAAGCTCGCTCACAAGTTCGCTTCTGAAGGCGCAAAGGTTGTAGTGGGAGCAGCTGATACCTTTAGAGCTGCTGCTATAGATCAGTTGCAAATATGGGGCGAAAGAGCTGGGGTTCCTGTTATCGCTGGCGCTCCAAACTCGGATCCTGCAGCTGTAGTTCATGATGCTTTAGCGGCTGCAAGATCTAGGAGTGCCGATGTACTGATAGTAGATACCGCTGGGAGGCTACATACTAAATATAACTTGATGGAGGAGCTCAAGAAGATACAGCGTGTAATAGACAGGAACGGTAGCCCTGCTCAGGAGAACCTGTTGGTTCTAGATGCTACCACTGGGCAAAATGGACTTGTTCAGGCGAGGAAATTTGCCCAAGCGGTACATTTGGATGGTGTCGTGCTTGCTAAGATGGATGGCACTGCCAAAGGTGGTATAGCCTTCGCTATCGTCAACGAGATGAAAATTCCTATTAGGTATCTTACTACTGGTGAGAAACTGGGGGATATAGCGGAATTTGATTCTAAAGATTTCGTAAATGCCTTGTTAGGCTAA
- a CDS encoding branched-chain amino acid transaminase, translating into MNPGKYAYLSGNFVPIEEAKISIMTHAFNYGTGCFEGIRAYWNPDQSEMYVFRLADHYKRLERSGKLLMMDLPASIDELCNITVELLRRNEHKEDTYIRPLLYKSSTVIGVRLHDLEHDFALFTSPMGQYVEVEEAAKVCVSSWQRVTDNSAPARAKITGTYINAALSKTEASLDGYDEAIVLTDSGHVSEGSAENIFLVMDGVLVTPPVSDNILSGITRSTLITIAKDILGIPTIERSIDRTELYVADEIFLCGTGAQVVPVGEVDRRRIGNGGAGPVTSELKSLYENIARGIDERYPEWRTPVYNRATADVADSLMTSTS; encoded by the coding sequence ATGAATCCTGGGAAATACGCTTATCTTAGTGGCAATTTTGTGCCCATAGAAGAAGCCAAGATCTCTATAATGACCCATGCTTTCAACTATGGCACAGGTTGCTTTGAAGGCATCAGGGCTTACTGGAACCCGGATCAGTCGGAGATGTATGTGTTCAGGCTTGCCGATCATTATAAGCGTCTCGAAAGGTCTGGCAAGTTGCTAATGATGGATCTTCCAGCCAGCATAGATGAGCTGTGTAATATAACTGTAGAGCTCCTTCGCCGTAACGAACACAAGGAAGACACTTACATCAGGCCTTTGCTCTATAAGTCTTCCACTGTGATTGGCGTCAGACTACACGACCTGGAGCACGACTTCGCTCTCTTCACATCACCTATGGGGCAATACGTTGAGGTCGAGGAAGCAGCGAAGGTGTGTGTCTCTTCTTGGCAGAGGGTGACGGACAATTCAGCCCCAGCAAGGGCGAAGATAACAGGTACTTATATCAACGCTGCGCTTTCCAAGACAGAGGCATCACTAGATGGCTATGATGAAGCAATTGTGCTTACTGATAGCGGTCATGTATCGGAAGGCAGCGCGGAGAACATATTCCTGGTAATGGATGGCGTGCTCGTTACACCTCCAGTGTCAGATAACATCCTTTCTGGTATAACTCGTTCTACTCTAATTACCATCGCTAAGGATATACTGGGTATCCCCACTATTGAGCGGAGCATAGATAGAACGGAGCTGTACGTAGCTGATGAAATATTTCTATGTGGAACTGGAGCTCAAGTAGTGCCTGTGGGGGAGGTTGATAGAAGAAGGATTGGTAATGGAGGCGCAGGCCCTGTGACGAGTGAACTTAAGTCTTTATACGAAAATATAGCCAGAGGGATAGATGAGCGTTACCCAGAATGGCGCACTCCAGTTTATAATCGAGCTACTGCTGATGTAGCCGATTCTCTTATGACGTCTACGTCCTGA
- the ffh gene encoding signal recognition particle protein, whose translation MFENLTDRLQGAFDKLTSKGKLQESDVDLALREVRIALMEADVNLKVAKQFINQIKEKISEQRALESLTPAQQIIQVVHQELVSLLGSDQCKLETASTPPTIYMLVGLQGSGKTTTAAKLALYLRKQGARPLLVAADIYRPAAIKQLQTLGGSLNIPVYSEGTSVPPENIATNAIDFAKQSSLTHVILDTAGRLHIDEAMMAELVRVRDKVSPTEILLVVDAMTGQEAVKVAEQFHNTLGVTGVIMTKLDGDARGGAALSIRAVTGVPIKMIGTGERPDAFEPLIPDRLASRILGLGDMLTLIERAQAEFDERKAKELERKMRTATFTLEDFYEQLQTMKRMGPLSQLLEMLPGVGSAIRRQDLQIDDRELKKVEAIILSMTPEERQHPEIIKGSRRRRIAAGSGTTVADVNALLNQFNQMQKMMKQITSGRIPKLPGLFG comes from the coding sequence ATGTTTGAAAACCTTACCGATAGACTACAGGGTGCCTTTGATAAATTGACATCTAAGGGGAAGTTGCAGGAGAGTGATGTCGATCTCGCACTTCGAGAGGTACGCATCGCTCTCATGGAGGCGGATGTCAATCTGAAGGTCGCTAAGCAGTTCATAAATCAGATTAAGGAGAAGATCAGCGAGCAGCGTGCTCTGGAGAGCTTGACTCCTGCTCAACAAATAATCCAGGTAGTGCATCAAGAGCTCGTGAGTTTGTTGGGCAGTGACCAGTGCAAGCTGGAAACTGCCTCCACTCCCCCAACGATATACATGCTAGTTGGTCTACAAGGTAGTGGTAAGACTACCACGGCTGCAAAGCTCGCATTGTATCTTCGCAAGCAGGGTGCTCGCCCATTACTGGTTGCGGCCGATATCTACAGGCCAGCAGCCATAAAACAGCTTCAAACACTTGGTGGCTCTCTAAACATACCGGTGTATTCGGAGGGTACATCTGTACCTCCCGAAAATATCGCAACAAACGCAATCGACTTTGCTAAGCAGTCTTCTCTGACGCATGTGATTCTGGACACTGCCGGGCGTCTACATATAGACGAAGCCATGATGGCCGAGCTTGTTCGCGTACGAGATAAGGTCTCACCAACGGAGATCTTGTTGGTGGTAGATGCTATGACCGGCCAAGAGGCCGTAAAGGTCGCTGAGCAGTTTCATAACACCTTGGGCGTTACTGGCGTCATTATGACTAAGCTAGATGGTGATGCACGCGGTGGTGCTGCCCTATCGATAAGGGCAGTTACAGGGGTGCCTATTAAGATGATAGGCACTGGTGAGCGCCCGGATGCTTTCGAGCCGTTGATCCCTGATAGATTGGCCTCAAGGATATTAGGTCTTGGCGATATGCTCACACTAATTGAGCGCGCTCAGGCAGAGTTTGACGAAAGAAAGGCCAAAGAGCTTGAGCGGAAGATGCGAACTGCTACCTTTACTTTGGAAGACTTCTATGAGCAGCTCCAGACAATGAAAAGGATGGGGCCGCTATCTCAACTTCTAGAGATGCTCCCTGGAGTTGGTTCCGCTATACGCCGTCAGGATCTTCAGATAGATGATAGGGAGCTTAAAAAGGTAGAGGCTATAATCCTAAGTATGACTCCCGAAGAAAGGCAGCATCCGGAGATAATCAAGGGTAGTAGAAGACGCAGAATTGCTGCTGGCAGTGGAACAACAGTAGCCGATGTCAATGCCTTGCTAAACCAATTCAACCAAATGCAGAAGATGATGAAGCAGATTACATCAGGCAGAATTCCTAAACTGCCTGGTCTATTTGGTTAG